GGATCAATCTGTGTTATAAGAGGAGCCACAGCTGACTCAGGCTTGTCTCTGCCTGGATGAGTCAGTCCGAGTGACACGCACCGGTCACAGTCTCATCTTAAAATATAGATGGCAGATAGAATACTCCCACAGTCTTCTTTACCCCCACGCTGACAGGCATCCGTGATAATTAAGGTGGCATTATTCTAGTGTGTCATTATGGTGTCACATTAGCTCTGGCACCAAAGTTGGCCTCTTGAGAGAATGGGTTGCGTGCGATCTCGCGTCCGGTGGTAAAACTAGACTAAACTAACCTTCTGATAATCTCATCTCTTCCAGCTGTTATCCCTCTGACCGACTCAGAGCACAAGCTGCTCGCGCTCCATTTTGCCGTGGACCCTGGCAGGGACTGGGAATGGGGGAGGGACGATAATGACAACACCAAGCTCGCCAAGTAAGTCCTGTAGTGTGTAGAATATCACCGGGTGTTGATGCTtatcaacaaaacacacaaagcttgCTGACTAGGAAAGCAGTCCAATGAAGGGTGAggggagttaaaaaaaacaaaaactgcaggTCGAGGCAGTTCTGTTAGTGAACCCACAGGGCTCTTTGTGTGGGATTTAACTCTGATTATGGGCTGGGGGGGGGTTCAGGTCACTTCAAAGAAAGAGCAGAGAGTGAACAAATTGTGAGTCACGTCAGTCATCCATAGGGTTTCCCAGGAATGGCCTCTCTAAAGCAGCAACACCCTCTCTGAGTTTAGCAAAGAGTTTTTGTAAGGGTTTCTGTTTCACATTCCTGTCAGTCAGGGGGACAGCTTATCCTTTAAGAAAGCTGCAGATAATCAACGTTGCACATATGTCGAGAAAATGTGATGAAACTGCTTTTTAATGCCTCCTCTTTATGTTGCTGTTAAACATGTGGTCCTTTggggctcctttccagcatgtggTCCCCTACTCTCTCATtcctgtctctgactctctccactgtcccgtcaataaaagcataaaaccGCAAAAATAAACTTCAGAAAACTGTGTCGTCCTTAGACATATCAATATGCCAAATAGTCCTGGTAAAAAAATTGTGTTAAATGTCAGATTGCTGTTAATTGTAAATACATGTTCTCCTGCAGTCTCATCTTGTCTCTGGAGGCCAAACTCAACCTGCTGCACAACTACATGAATGTAACATGGATCCGAATTCCATCAGAAACAAgggtaacttttttttttttcctcacacatgTGTCGTATTTGTCACGGTTAATTTAGCCCTGGAGGGACTCCTCTGTTCCAGATGCTCTTAAACCACAGAGTCCAATCAATCAGTTTTATGTACCATCAGATGCAATAATCTCAAGCATTCTCAATTGTTTGCTCTGATTATAAATCATGAGAAACTAGCTCtttatgtcttgtttttttgggggctgAATATGTCTGGAATATATTGAGAGTCTTTTGAAGCTCTTTATTCattaacttttattattattccttCAACCAAATTGTTTGGTTGCtatgttctgtgttttgttcattgctgtatgtgtttgtgtgtctgttttcaggCTCCCCTGGCTCAGCCAGAGTCTCCCACAGCCTCTGCAGGTGAGGATGTCCAGTCTCTAGCTGAGTCCATGGACTCTGACCGCGAGTCTGTGGGCAGCAACTCCAACGTCAACAACGGCAAGCCCAGCAAAGAGAAGGACAAGGAGAAGCAGCGcaaggacaaagacaaaagcCGGGCTGATTCTGTAGCCAACAAACTGGGTAGCTTTAGCAAAACCTTGGGAATCAAGCTGAAGAAGAACATGGGAGGTCTGGGCGGCCTTGTGCACGGCAAAATGAACAAATCTAACTCTGGCTCAGGTCGTAACGGGGAGAAcggaggggaaaaaacaaagaagaaggatTCTAAAACAACCAAGGGAAGCAAGGAGGAGTCGGGCCAGTCAGCCAGCTCCACCTCCTCTGAGAAGACTACTAGTCCCTCCCCTACAGACAGACCTTCCAGCTCCTCCCCCACCGAGAGACAAGACAGTGTAGGGAGAGTCTCAGGGGACAAGAGCCTGGAAAACTGGAAATACAGCACGGATGTCAAGCTCAGTCTCAACATCCTGCGAGCCGCCATGCAGGGGGAGCGGAAGTTCATCTTTGCGGGCCTCCTGCTCACCAGCCATCGACACCAGTTCCACGAGGAGATGATTAGCTACTACCTGACCAACGCCCAGGAGCGCTTCAGccaggagcaggagcagaagaggaaggaggcTGAGAAGAAGCCCCCCGCCGCTAACGAAGTAGCTGCAAAAAAGCCCGAGCATGAGAGTGTCTTCCAGAGGGAGAGATCGGACAGTTCGCCTCCGGAGAGCTGCTCTCCCATCCTGCCCCatcacacccacacccacacccacacctaTAACCACAACTCACAACTCAAGATGCAGGGCAGGAACAGTCCCACTCCTGCAGCCCCCCTTGTCTCTGCTCCAGTCCCTCCTCTCACCCCGCCAACACTTTCCCACCATGTCTCAAACCCAGCCCCAACCCCTGCGCCTTACTCTTCCCCCAGTATTGGTGCTAAGAGACCCGGGCCCGTACCTGTGTCCGCCCACTACAGCCATACACCGCCCATTCAGAGGCACAGTGTGATCCACTTACAAGATGTCAACATGCAATCCTCCATCTTCCAGGACGACCCCTACAATAAGCCTGTGGTGGGCACCCTAAAGACATGCGCCACTTACCCCCAGCAGAACCGCACACTCTCGTCCCAGAGTTACAGCCCTGCTCGTCTGTCAGGGGTCCGCACTGTTAACACCATAGAGACCCTATCCTACAACATGCCCGGAGAACACAAGTCCCACACCTACACCAATGGATTCCATGCGGGCGACATTCAGGACTGCCTGGAGTTTGCTGATGAGGACAACTCGTCTCACACCTGGCTCAACCAAGACAAAACCAAAGGGCGGA
This genomic interval from Labrus mixtus chromosome 4, fLabMix1.1, whole genome shotgun sequence contains the following:
- the otud7a gene encoding OTU domain-containing protein 7A — encoded protein: MTLDMDAVLSDFVRSTGAEPGLARDLLEGKNWDLSAALNDYEELRQVHTANLPQVFNEGRYYKQPETRDTPTHVSKIDRPCAQKQEDNAQEKRLSRGISHASSAIVSLARLQVANECTSEQFPLEMPIYTFQLPDLSVYSEDFRSFIERDLIEQSTMMALEQAGRLNWWSTMCTSCKKLLPLATTGDGNCLLHAASLGMWGFHDRDLMLRKSLYTMMKSGAERDALKRRWRWQQTQQNKESGLVYTEEEWEREWNELLKLASSEPRTHLSKNGNTSGGVDNSEDPVYESLEEFHVFVLAHVLRRPIVVVADTMLRDSGGEAFAPIPFGGLYLPLEVPPSRCHCSPLVLAYDQAHFSALVSMEQRDQQREQAVIPLTDSEHKLLALHFAVDPGRDWEWGRDDNDNTKLANLILSLEAKLNLLHNYMNVTWIRIPSETRAPLAQPESPTASAGEDVQSLAESMDSDRESVGSNSNVNNGKPSKEKDKEKQRKDKDKSRADSVANKLGSFSKTLGIKLKKNMGGLGGLVHGKMNKSNSGSGRNGENGGEKTKKKDSKTTKGSKEESGQSASSTSSEKTTSPSPTDRPSSSSPTERQDSVGRVSGDKSLENWKYSTDVKLSLNILRAAMQGERKFIFAGLLLTSHRHQFHEEMISYYLTNAQERFSQEQEQKRKEAEKKPPAANEVAAKKPEHESVFQRERSDSSPPESCSPILPHHTHTHTHTYNHNSQLKMQGRNSPTPAAPLVSAPVPPLTPPTLSHHVSNPAPTPAPYSSPSIGAKRPGPVPVSAHYSHTPPIQRHSVIHLQDVNMQSSIFQDDPYNKPVVGTLKTCATYPQQNRTLSSQSYSPARLSGVRTVNTIETLSYNMPGEHKSHTYTNGFHAGDIQDCLEFADEDNSSHTWLNQDKTKGRSSGSPLYCFQQRRCKRENCSFYGRPETDNYCSYCYREELKRRERESKVQRPA